Proteins co-encoded in one Sulfurimonas sp. HSL1-2 genomic window:
- the ccoN gene encoding cytochrome-c oxidase, cbb3-type subunit I, with the protein MENRPLEYDYTIAKLWMFMTIVLGIVGMLIGVILAWELAFPSVNLIAGEGLAEFTNFSRLRPLHTDAVIFGFTVSGIMATWFYVGQRVLKVSMAESKFLMVTAKLQFALYLLAVVAIVGSLLLGITTSKEYAEFEWPIDILIVVIWVLFGIQIFGLIGIRREKSLYISVWYYIATFLGIAMLYLFNNMEVPTALVSGAGAWYHSVSMYAGTNDALVQWWYGHNAVAFGFTVPIVAMIYYFLPKESGQAVYSYKLSLLAFWGLMFVYLWAGGHHLLFSTVPDWMQTMGSVFSVVLILPSWGSAINMLLTMKGEWNQVATNPLIKFMVLASTFYMFSTLEGPIQAIKSVNALAHFTDWIVGHVHDGVLGWVSFMIIAALLHMAPRVYKREIYSKSLMNTQFWIQTLGVVLYFTSMWIAGITQGMMWRAHDEFGNLAYSFIDTVTVLHPYYTIRAVGGTLYFLGMFMWAWNMYKTATAGRRVEESELQSASPMAA; encoded by the coding sequence ATGGAAAATCGTCCATTGGAGTACGACTATACAATTGCCAAATTGTGGATGTTTATGACAATTGTATTGGGTATTGTCGGAATGCTTATCGGTGTCATCCTGGCATGGGAACTGGCATTTCCGAGTGTGAACCTGATTGCCGGGGAAGGGCTCGCTGAGTTTACGAACTTCAGCCGTCTGCGCCCGCTGCATACAGATGCGGTCATTTTCGGGTTTACGGTTAGCGGTATCATGGCGACGTGGTTCTACGTCGGTCAGCGTGTACTGAAGGTGTCTATGGCGGAATCGAAGTTCTTGATGGTAACAGCAAAACTTCAGTTCGCCCTCTATCTTCTCGCGGTCGTTGCGATCGTCGGTTCACTGCTTTTGGGGATCACGACGTCAAAAGAGTATGCAGAGTTTGAATGGCCGATCGATATCCTGATCGTTGTCATCTGGGTCCTGTTCGGTATTCAGATCTTCGGTCTCATCGGTATCCGCCGCGAGAAATCGCTGTACATCTCTGTCTGGTACTACATTGCAACTTTCCTCGGTATCGCTATGCTTTACCTCTTCAACAATATGGAAGTTCCGACAGCGCTGGTTTCCGGTGCAGGTGCATGGTACCACTCTGTTTCCATGTATGCGGGTACGAATGACGCCCTTGTTCAGTGGTGGTACGGTCACAACGCGGTTGCCTTCGGTTTTACGGTACCTATCGTTGCAATGATCTACTACTTCCTCCCGAAAGAGTCCGGCCAGGCAGTTTATTCCTATAAACTCTCCCTGCTCGCATTCTGGGGTCTGATGTTCGTCTACCTCTGGGCCGGCGGTCACCACCTGCTCTTCTCTACGGTTCCTGACTGGATGCAGACCATGGGTTCTGTTTTCTCTGTCGTCTTGATTCTGCCGTCTTGGGGTTCTGCGATCAACATGCTCCTCACGATGAAAGGTGAGTGGAACCAGGTTGCGACCAACCCGCTGATCAAGTTCATGGTTCTTGCGTCTACGTTCTATATGTTCTCTACGCTCGAAGGTCCGATCCAGGCGATCAAATCTGTTAACGCACTGGCGCACTTTACTGACTGGATCGTCGGTCACGTACACGACGGTGTTCTCGGTTGGGTCTCCTTCATGATCATTGCAGCACTCCTGCATATGGCACCGCGTGTTTACAAGCGCGAGATCTACTCCAAGTCTCTGATGAACACGCAGTTCTGGATCCAGACACTGGGTGTTGTCCTGTACTTTACTTCTATGTGGATTGCAGGTATTACGCAGGGTATGATGTGGCGTGCACACGATGAGTTCGGTAACCTCGCTTACTCTTTCATCGATACCGTTACAGTCCTGCACCCGTACTACACGATCCGTGCTGTAGGTGGTACACTCTACTTCCTCGGTATGTTCATGTGGGCATGGAATATGTACAAAACTGCGACTGCCGGCCGCCGTGTTGAAGAGAGCGAACTGCAAAGCGCTTCGCCGATGGCAGCGTAA
- a CDS encoding c-type cytochrome: MNKLYILGALFIVVLLGFTWQMAGGDLGGKDYMGALALLGAAATAIIAVVVVTKYVRQMQTDTATGELAEENWDGIGEYKNELPFGWAIIFAGLVIWAVWYFVAGYPVNAYSQIGEYNEEVATHDAEFNAKYADMGEEMKVEMGNSVFIVQCAPCHGLAADGIDGKAANLNQRLEVTTVKYVIENGSNNQLLGTEMPMPDRNGLFNANTGALITDAEIDTVSKYVANGMKGAGADIFAGTCAACHGADGMGQPYVAPSVATFTPELVINVLNHGKKGAIGAMPAFANLTDVQKEALGAYVTSLSK, encoded by the coding sequence ATGAATAAGCTGTATATCTTAGGTGCCCTGTTCATCGTGGTCCTGCTTGGATTTACATGGCAAATGGCCGGCGGCGATCTCGGCGGCAAGGACTATATGGGTGCACTGGCGCTTCTGGGGGCGGCTGCAACGGCGATCATCGCGGTTGTTGTCGTTACCAAGTACGTCCGCCAGATGCAGACCGATACTGCGACAGGTGAGCTTGCAGAAGAGAACTGGGACGGCATCGGTGAGTATAAAAACGAACTGCCGTTCGGTTGGGCGATCATCTTCGCCGGTCTGGTAATCTGGGCCGTTTGGTACTTTGTTGCCGGTTACCCGGTCAACGCCTATTCACAGATCGGCGAGTACAACGAAGAAGTTGCGACTCACGATGCGGAATTCAATGCGAAGTACGCGGACATGGGCGAGGAAATGAAGGTTGAGATGGGGAACTCCGTCTTTATCGTCCAGTGTGCACCGTGTCACGGTCTTGCGGCGGACGGTATCGACGGCAAAGCGGCAAACCTGAACCAGCGCCTGGAAGTTACCACGGTCAAATACGTGATCGAAAACGGTTCCAACAACCAGCTGCTCGGTACGGAAATGCCGATGCCGGACCGCAACGGTCTGTTCAATGCGAACACCGGTGCGCTGATCACGGATGCGGAGATCGATACGGTTTCCAAATACGTTGCTAACGGCATGAAAGGCGCGGGTGCCGATATCTTCGCCGGTACCTGTGCGGCTTGCCACGGTGCGGACGGTATGGGTCAGCCTTACGTCGCTCCGAGCGTTGCGACGTTCACGCCTGAACTGGTAATCAATGTTCTGAACCACGGTAAGAAGGGTGCGATCGGTGCAATGCCGGCGTTTGCCAACCTGACTGACGTTCAGAAAGAAGCGCTGGGTGCATACGTTACCAGCCTGAGTAAATAA
- a CDS encoding 3-dehydroquinate dehydratase codes for MIFTRGLAALILTLFISLSLHAEFLYKDDVVHNDLFAKQIESYGAELYAKTGVSLYLVMLRDLDENQTIADFGKSLAGELQEPYVVLAFVEQRKDVEIFAQPSSLYKDFKRKQVLSPNATFADALISAVMFARTWENYNEIMDNYGGTILPILGQKTKGADTVKKYSVAMYNGYADIADQIAATRKVELSTSAGNEGKIFLDLLRLVFYGIILYALIIFIRNKMRKRKQTDEQ; via the coding sequence TTGATCTTCACACGAGGGCTGGCGGCCCTCATCCTCACGCTTTTTATCTCTCTTAGTCTCCATGCAGAATTTTTATATAAAGACGATGTCGTCCATAACGACCTGTTTGCCAAGCAGATTGAATCGTACGGTGCGGAGCTTTATGCGAAAACAGGTGTATCGCTCTACCTGGTCATGCTGCGCGACCTGGACGAGAACCAGACGATTGCCGATTTCGGGAAATCATTGGCAGGCGAACTTCAGGAGCCCTACGTTGTGTTGGCATTTGTAGAACAGCGCAAAGATGTCGAGATTTTCGCACAACCGTCGTCATTATATAAGGATTTCAAGCGCAAGCAGGTTCTCAGTCCGAACGCAACGTTCGCTGACGCTCTGATCAGTGCCGTGATGTTCGCCCGCACCTGGGAAAACTACAATGAAATCATGGACAACTACGGCGGTACAATCCTGCCGATTCTTGGCCAGAAAACGAAAGGCGCGGATACAGTCAAAAAATACTCCGTCGCAATGTACAACGGCTATGCGGATATCGCTGACCAGATCGCCGCGACCCGCAAGGTAGAGCTTAGTACATCCGCAGGAAACGAAGGTAAAATTTTTCTCGACCTTCTGCGTTTGGTCTTTTATGGCATCATTCTTTACGCACTTATAATCTTTATAAGAAACAAGATGAGAAAAAGGAAACAGACCGATGAGCAGTAA
- the carA gene encoding glutamine-hydrolyzing carbamoyl-phosphate synthase small subunit, with translation MKTAWIYLENGTYLEAMSFGAETTAVGEIVFNTSMSGYQEITTDPSYAGQFVTFTMPEIGNVGANAEDMESTAAHAKGIIVRQYQPRYSNFRAEESLDALLKRHGVMGICDIDTRYLTKMLRSEGAMMMVASTEISDKAELKKVLEASPRIEEVNYIEQVSTKEAYKHTNGTYDAVNFRYNDAPEVQARIVAMDFGVKRNILNELTQAGIAVEVVPNSIEAETLIARYEAKEIDGVFLSNGPGDPLVLKREQETIKKLIAAKVPMFGICLGHQLLSISHGYDTFKLRFGHHGGNHPVKNVKTGMVEITAQNHNYNVPENITEIASVTHTNLFDGTIEGLRYNDAPIFSVQHHPEASPGPKDSEYVFGEFLALMKR, from the coding sequence ATGAAAACAGCATGGATCTATCTTGAAAACGGCACCTATCTCGAAGCGATGAGCTTCGGTGCCGAGACGACGGCGGTCGGCGAGATCGTTTTCAACACCTCGATGAGCGGCTACCAGGAGATTACGACGGACCCCTCCTACGCCGGACAGTTCGTTACGTTCACGATGCCCGAAATCGGCAACGTCGGCGCGAACGCCGAGGATATGGAGAGCACCGCGGCGCACGCGAAGGGGATCATCGTCCGCCAGTACCAGCCGCGCTACTCCAACTTCCGCGCCGAGGAGTCCCTCGACGCCCTGCTGAAGCGCCACGGCGTCATGGGGATCTGCGATATCGATACCCGCTACCTCACCAAGATGCTGCGCAGCGAGGGGGCGATGATGATGGTCGCCTCCACCGAGATCAGCGACAAGGCGGAGCTGAAAAAGGTCCTGGAGGCGTCGCCGCGGATCGAAGAGGTGAACTATATCGAGCAGGTGAGCACCAAAGAGGCCTACAAGCATACGAACGGCACCTACGATGCGGTCAATTTCCGCTACAACGACGCGCCTGAAGTGCAGGCGCGCATCGTCGCAATGGACTTCGGCGTCAAACGCAATATCCTCAACGAGCTGACCCAGGCGGGGATCGCCGTCGAGGTCGTCCCGAACTCCATCGAAGCCGAGACGCTGATCGCGCGCTACGAGGCCAAAGAGATCGACGGTGTTTTCCTCTCCAACGGTCCGGGGGATCCGCTCGTACTGAAACGCGAGCAGGAGACGATCAAGAAACTGATCGCCGCGAAAGTCCCGATGTTCGGGATCTGCCTCGGACACCAGCTGCTCTCCATCTCCCACGGCTACGACACCTTCAAGCTCCGGTTCGGCCACCACGGCGGTAACCACCCGGTGAAGAACGTCAAAACGGGCATGGTCGAGATCACGGCGCAGAACCACAACTACAACGTGCCCGAAAACATTACCGAGATCGCCTCGGTGACGCACACGAACCTCTTTGACGGTACGATCGAGGGACTGCGCTACAACGACGCCCCGATCTTTTCGGTGCAGCACCACCCCGAAGCGAGCCCGGGGCCAAAAGACAGCGAATACGTCTTCGGCGAATTCCTGGCGCTGATGAAGCGCTGA
- the ccoO gene encoding cytochrome-c oxidase, cbb3-type subunit II, producing the protein MFHWLEKHPFFFAVAVFVTIAFAGLIENLPNFAEASQPTIGTKPYSTLELAGRHVYIKNSCNACHSQLIRPFKSETDRYGHYSLSGEYAYDRPFLWGSKRTGPDLMRVGNYRTTDWHENHMKDPAAIVPGSIMPAYRWMFKNLADIDTAYAEQVTVNKVFNVPYNKPIPTADGGTATVKLAGSLDGAKADALAEAKMIAADMKDQDVKDMVANGQVPEIVALIAYLNSLK; encoded by the coding sequence ATGTTTCACTGGTTAGAAAAGCATCCGTTCTTTTTTGCGGTAGCCGTTTTTGTCACGATTGCGTTTGCAGGTCTCATCGAGAACCTGCCGAACTTTGCGGAAGCTTCACAGCCGACGATCGGTACGAAACCGTACTCGACGCTGGAGCTGGCAGGCCGCCATGTTTATATCAAGAACAGCTGTAATGCATGCCACTCTCAGCTGATTCGTCCGTTTAAATCCGAGACTGACCGCTACGGTCACTACTCCCTCAGCGGTGAGTATGCGTATGACCGTCCGTTCCTCTGGGGTTCCAAGCGTACAGGTCCGGACCTGATGCGTGTCGGTAACTACCGTACGACAGACTGGCATGAGAACCATATGAAAGATCCTGCAGCGATCGTTCCAGGTTCCATCATGCCGGCGTACCGCTGGATGTTCAAAAACCTGGCGGACATCGACACCGCTTATGCGGAGCAGGTCACGGTCAACAAGGTGTTCAATGTACCGTACAACAAGCCGATCCCGACTGCGGACGGCGGAACGGCAACAGTCAAACTGGCCGGTTCACTTGACGGTGCGAAAGCCGATGCGCTTGCCGAAGCCAAGATGATTGCAGCAGACATGAAAGATCAGGATGTCAAAGATATGGTCGCCAACGGCCAGGTCCCTGAGATTGTTGCGCTGATTGCATATCTGAACAGCCTTAAGTAA
- a CDS encoding ABC transporter substrate-binding protein yields MRIGAVLFVILLFFPPLFAHQHDDDKVVLQLQWLPQFQFAGYYVAKEKGFYAEADLDVEIRPMTAEMDVEREVLSGRAQYGTGRTSLLVKYDRGEPLVAMAAIFQSSPMVLLAREDSGIRSIEDLRGKRVMMTSDVQTAASVQAMLRNAGMREKDLNLIPHTFDPLSLERNETDAMAAYSANEPFVLAHRGLKTFAIDPKVAGFDFYNDILFTSQAELQQHPERVKRFYEASLKGWRYAFEHIDETARLLFEKYNVQHKSLEALQFEGKTLKSFALREDTPMGDLSLDRLLAIYQAYTLLGYTKGKRTLDAFVYHPERLLLTPEEQAWLKKHPVINIGVDSEWPPVEFLSRKGAYGGISYGFIQRVAEKLGVRVELQRKRSWQEVDTALKQRELDVVTAMMAMPERYAYASFTRPYLTLPMVIVGGESFQYVGGLAALKGKRVAVVRDYAADFLLKRDFPQIKRVQADSLSEALKMVAFGKADVAVDALAVASYLIAKEGLNNLRIVGQTPYRYEIAMGVRSDWSMLQTLIQRALDSIGEKEREAIYREWVPTVYKHQFDYALLWKILAVLAVIALLFGYKYIRLEELVRRRTSELTELNATLNERIEEAVGENRDKERMLIQQAKMATIGEMIESIAHQWRQPLNVMGIGIANLDLKRQLGTVDEEELDRLINIVHRQVEYMSQTIDDFRNFFKRDKQLETVSLRTLVDEVLGLVTPALEQKKIAVDVDVPESIEATLFPNELKQVILNIVSNAKDVLMQHPIGMKKIMIAAVEQGDAVVLSIADNGGGVPEEIMDKIFDPYFTTKFESQGTGIGLYMSKIIVEKNLKGQISVENRNGGAEFVIRLPKGEKTRSA; encoded by the coding sequence ATGCGCATCGGTGCGGTTCTCTTTGTGATTCTGCTCTTTTTCCCGCCGCTCTTTGCGCATCAGCATGATGACGACAAAGTGGTGCTGCAGCTGCAGTGGCTGCCCCAGTTCCAGTTTGCCGGCTACTACGTCGCGAAGGAAAAAGGGTTCTACGCCGAGGCGGATCTCGATGTCGAGATCCGGCCGATGACGGCGGAGATGGATGTCGAACGCGAAGTGCTGAGCGGCCGGGCGCAGTACGGGACGGGACGGACATCCCTGCTGGTGAAGTATGACAGGGGTGAACCGCTCGTAGCGATGGCGGCAATCTTCCAAAGTTCTCCAATGGTGCTGCTGGCGCGGGAAGACTCCGGCATCAGGAGCATCGAGGACCTGCGTGGCAAACGGGTCATGATGACCAGCGACGTCCAGACGGCGGCATCGGTCCAGGCGATGCTGCGCAATGCGGGGATGCGGGAAAAGGACCTCAACCTGATTCCCCATACGTTCGACCCCTTATCACTCGAGCGGAATGAAACGGATGCGATGGCGGCCTACTCCGCCAATGAGCCGTTTGTTCTTGCACACCGGGGCCTCAAGACGTTCGCAATCGATCCCAAGGTGGCCGGTTTCGATTTTTACAACGACATCCTTTTTACCTCCCAGGCGGAACTGCAGCAGCACCCGGAGCGCGTCAAACGCTTTTACGAGGCGAGTCTGAAGGGGTGGCGCTACGCCTTTGAACATATCGATGAGACGGCCAGGCTGCTGTTCGAGAAGTACAACGTCCAGCATAAGAGCCTCGAAGCACTGCAGTTTGAAGGAAAGACCCTCAAATCGTTTGCGCTCAGGGAAGATACGCCCATGGGAGATCTAAGCCTGGACCGTCTGTTGGCGATCTACCAGGCCTACACGCTGCTGGGGTATACGAAGGGGAAACGTACCCTGGATGCATTTGTCTATCACCCGGAGCGGCTGCTGCTCACGCCGGAAGAGCAGGCGTGGCTGAAAAAGCACCCGGTCATCAACATCGGCGTGGACTCGGAGTGGCCGCCGGTCGAGTTCCTGTCGCGCAAGGGAGCGTACGGGGGGATCTCCTACGGGTTTATCCAGCGTGTCGCGGAAAAACTGGGGGTGCGTGTAGAACTGCAGCGCAAGCGGAGCTGGCAGGAGGTAGACACGGCCCTGAAACAGCGTGAGCTTGATGTCGTGACCGCCATGATGGCGATGCCCGAAAGGTATGCATACGCAAGCTTCACCCGTCCCTACCTCACACTGCCGATGGTGATCGTCGGCGGCGAATCGTTCCAGTACGTCGGCGGCCTGGCGGCGCTCAAAGGCAAACGCGTCGCCGTCGTCAGGGACTATGCGGCCGACTTCCTCTTGAAACGCGATTTTCCGCAGATCAAACGGGTCCAGGCCGATTCGCTCTCCGAAGCGCTGAAGATGGTCGCTTTCGGAAAGGCCGATGTTGCAGTGGATGCTCTGGCCGTGGCCAGTTACCTGATCGCGAAAGAGGGGCTCAATAACCTCCGTATCGTGGGGCAGACGCCCTACCGCTACGAGATTGCGATGGGGGTCCGCAGCGACTGGTCGATGCTGCAGACGCTGATCCAGCGCGCGCTCGACAGTATCGGGGAGAAGGAGCGCGAAGCGATCTACCGCGAGTGGGTGCCGACGGTCTACAAGCACCAGTTCGACTACGCCCTGCTCTGGAAGATACTGGCCGTTCTCGCCGTCATCGCACTGCTGTTCGGTTACAAGTATATCCGTCTCGAAGAACTGGTGCGGCGCCGTACCAGTGAACTCACCGAACTCAATGCGACGCTGAACGAGCGGATCGAAGAGGCGGTGGGGGAGAACCGGGACAAAGAACGTATGCTGATCCAGCAGGCGAAAATGGCGACCATAGGGGAGATGATCGAATCCATCGCCCACCAGTGGCGCCAGCCGCTCAACGTCATGGGCATCGGCATCGCCAACCTTGATCTCAAACGGCAGCTTGGCACCGTAGACGAGGAGGAGCTTGACAGGCTGATCAATATCGTCCACCGGCAGGTGGAGTACATGTCCCAGACGATCGACGATTTCCGCAACTTTTTCAAGCGGGACAAACAGCTTGAAACCGTCAGCCTGCGTACGCTTGTCGATGAGGTGCTGGGGCTGGTGACGCCGGCACTGGAACAGAAAAAGATCGCCGTCGATGTGGACGTTCCGGAGAGCATCGAGGCGACGCTCTTTCCGAATGAACTCAAACAGGTTATCCTCAACATTGTCAGCAATGCGAAGGATGTCCTGATGCAGCATCCGATCGGAATGAAAAAAATTATGATTGCGGCGGTGGAGCAGGGGGACGCCGTTGTGCTCTCCATTGCAGACAACGGCGGCGGTGTGCCGGAGGAGATCATGGACAAGATCTTCGACCCCTACTTCACGACCAAGTTCGAATCGCAGGGAACGGGGATAGGGCTCTATATGTCGAAAATCATCGTGGAGAAGAACCTCAAAGGGCAGATTTCGGTGGAAAACAGGAACGGAGGCGCAGAGTTTGTGATCCGGCTGCCCAAAGGGGAAAAGACGCGGTCGGCCTGA
- a CDS encoding sulfite exporter TauE/SafE family protein has protein sequence MTSIEWTAIITFALLGSIGHCIGMCGGFIVTYTTAKIKPRFSKTQSAFYHFLYNIGRVTTYTLFGALFGYFGSFWDVSPLARSIMYAVAGVMMILMGLSFAGKLKFLTSIEVPITNYSWFKRVFTAQLTSATPMSFYILGVLNGLFPCGLVYTMLVTATTTQSALYGAAVMAIFGLFTIPTLFSFAYVVGIFSQTKFRSVMIQLAAVTVIAFGGWTLMKAYVQLNKWYNAPQTQLQNGDLPS, from the coding sequence GTGACATCGATAGAGTGGACGGCCATCATCACCTTTGCCCTCCTGGGCTCCATCGGCCACTGCATCGGGATGTGCGGGGGCTTCATCGTTACCTACACGACCGCAAAGATCAAACCCCGCTTCTCCAAAACCCAGAGCGCTTTTTATCACTTTCTCTATAATATCGGGCGCGTGACGACCTATACGCTCTTCGGTGCGCTGTTCGGCTATTTCGGTTCGTTCTGGGACGTCAGTCCCCTGGCACGTTCCATTATGTATGCCGTTGCCGGCGTCATGATGATCCTCATGGGGCTCTCTTTTGCCGGGAAACTGAAGTTTTTGACCTCTATCGAAGTTCCGATCACGAACTACAGCTGGTTCAAGCGGGTCTTCACGGCACAGCTGACGTCGGCCACGCCGATGAGTTTTTACATCCTGGGCGTGCTCAACGGCCTTTTCCCCTGCGGTCTTGTTTACACGATGCTCGTCACCGCGACGACGACGCAGTCGGCACTCTACGGTGCCGCCGTCATGGCGATCTTCGGGCTCTTTACGATCCCCACGCTCTTCTCTTTCGCCTATGTCGTGGGGATCTTCTCCCAGACCAAGTTCCGCAGCGTGATGATCCAGCTCGCCGCCGTGACGGTCATCGCTTTCGGCGGCTGGACGCTGATGAAGGCCTACGTCCAGTTAAACAAGTGGTATAATGCCCCGCAGACACAGCTGCAAAATGGCGATTTACCTTCTTAA
- a CDS encoding DUF507 family protein: MKVTLAQIPFLANRVAVELARSGLVTMTQGMDPIVAEAKKILEQSVKQEAALEARVKEIVNDNEDEIDFYQADDRQLFFMIKKKLAPEYGVILSYEDRFSDLAHKILDAIYEEDLMNYDVSENRLKNIIYDAITSFIADNDEIERAVNEKMKSFQKQLIPGTDEYELRFEKLYREELTRRGLA, encoded by the coding sequence ATGAAAGTGACACTCGCGCAGATACCGTTTCTCGCCAACCGCGTCGCCGTCGAACTGGCGCGCAGCGGACTGGTGACGATGACGCAGGGGATGGACCCTATTGTCGCCGAAGCGAAAAAGATACTCGAACAGAGCGTGAAGCAGGAGGCGGCCCTCGAAGCGCGCGTCAAGGAGATCGTCAACGATAACGAGGACGAGATCGATTTCTACCAGGCGGATGACCGCCAGCTCTTCTTCATGATCAAGAAGAAGCTCGCACCCGAGTACGGGGTCATCCTCTCCTATGAGGACCGCTTTTCGGACCTGGCGCACAAGATCCTCGACGCGATCTACGAAGAGGACCTGATGAACTACGACGTCAGCGAAAACCGGCTCAAAAATATCATCTATGACGCGATCACCTCCTTTATCGCGGACAACGATGAGATCGAGCGTGCGGTGAACGAGAAGATGAAGTCGTTCCAGAAACAGCTCATTCCGGGCACGGATGAGTACGAACTGCGGTTTGAAAAACTCTACCGCGAAGAGCTGACCCGGAGGGGGCTTGCATGA
- a CDS encoding DUF4006 family protein, which translates to MENTNRGVFALDGVTGMLIATVLLLGILVYLTMMALGAQQANADKFYKIENEKSIQMINKENAAKRVMVN; encoded by the coding sequence ATGGAAAATACGAATAGAGGTGTTTTCGCGCTTGACGGCGTCACCGGTATGCTCATCGCAACGGTCCTGCTCCTTGGTATCCTGGTGTATCTTACGATGATGGCACTGGGAGCTCAGCAGGCCAACGCGGACAAGTTCTACAAAATTGAGAACGAGAAGTCGATCCAGATGATCAACAAAGAGAACGCGGCAAAACGCGTTATGGTTAACTGA
- a CDS encoding cytochrome c oxidase, cbb3-type, CcoQ subunit — protein sequence MDVNTFSAYAYFFFTVFLVVVLYSYIYHLYSSEKKGRRNYEKYGDMALNDDITDNPVESVSENEETKKEEA from the coding sequence GTGGATGTCAACACCTTTTCGGCGTACGCCTACTTTTTCTTTACGGTGTTCCTGGTGGTAGTGCTCTATAGCTACATCTACCACCTCTACAGCAGCGAGAAGAAGGGCCGTCGCAATTACGAGAAGTATGGTGATATGGCGCTCAATGACGACATTACCGATAATCCGGTAGAAAGCGTCTCGGAAAACGAAGAGACGAAAAAAGAGGAGGCATAA
- a CDS encoding FixH family protein: MSSNPGRKWPWIVVGGILGVVGLSYWTVKIALDNPVQMSDLDMQDYRHFEHDANAIIRNKIAFDKKYELTYVTETFKADGATVKFRLLTRDGTPVDDANITLRLTRPGTHEFDMPVGIGTVDGGIYTFETVTLPKEGRWDILAQVNIGEAKRYLNLKADTRYPNVFEY; the protein is encoded by the coding sequence ATGAGCAGTAATCCCGGAAGAAAGTGGCCATGGATCGTTGTCGGAGGCATCCTTGGTGTCGTGGGTCTGAGCTACTGGACGGTCAAGATCGCTCTGGACAACCCGGTGCAGATGAGTGATCTCGATATGCAGGATTATCGTCATTTCGAACACGACGCCAATGCGATCATCCGCAACAAGATCGCCTTTGACAAGAAATATGAGCTCACCTACGTGACGGAAACGTTCAAAGCTGACGGGGCGACGGTGAAATTCAGACTGCTGACCCGCGACGGCACGCCTGTCGACGACGCCAACATCACGCTGCGCCTGACCCGCCCCGGTACCCACGAGTTTGACATGCCCGTCGGCATCGGGACGGTTGACGGGGGTATCTACACCTTCGAGACGGTCACCCTCCCCAAAGAGGGGCGATGGGATATCCTGGCACAGGTGAATATCGGCGAGGCGAAACGTTACCTCAACCTCAAGGCGGATACCCGCTATCCCAACGTCTTCGAATACTGA